The DNA region TTCTTTTGTCTTTTTGCTTCCGCCCTGATTTTCCTTGTGGCGGGTTCCTCCGGGTTCTGAGGTATCCTTTTTCTTTAGCTTTCGGATATACTCCTTTCCGGCAATTCCCTTGAACTTTTCGTTTTCCTCCTCCAGCATATCCGCATAATCGCAGAGGGTTTTCTTGATATCAAGGCCGGATGCCGCAATGAGATTGACCAAGTTTTGGGCGGAGGACATTTTGGTGCCTCTTTCCAGGCAACGGATGTATTCGCGGGAAATATCGCTAAGAAAGGACAGCTTGCTCTGGGATTTTTCCTTCCTGAGCCTTGCCATTAGGCGCATTTGCGCCTCTTTGTATACCTCCGGTGCGTACATGCTCCCAATGTTACTAACCAATGTTTCTGAAGAGTGCCAACTATAGTTGGCATACAATTTTTTTACACGAGCGTAAACTTTTATAAAAATGAGTTATATTAGGTGAATATTTGATGAAATACCGATTTTTTGTTCCTTTTTTCCTGGCCATGAATGGCTTCCTCTTCGGCGGTGAATCCCAAGAGGGTGTTTCGTTCGCTACGGATCCGGAACTGGGGGAACCCTTCCAGGTGCATTATTATGATGCGGGGGAGTCAAGCGCAAGTGTTTATAGGGCTACCCTGATTGACTATCCCTGGAATCACGAAAGTGCGCCTAAGGCCTCGGTACTTTACATCCATGGCTTCAACGATTACTTCTTTCAAAAGGAATTGGCCCAGAAGGTAGATTCTGCCGGTTATTCTTTTTACGCCATAGACCTTCACAAATACGGCCGTTCCTATCGTCAGGGGGAGCGCCTTGGCGAAGTATATGACCTTGCGGAGTATTTCCCGGAAATTGATTCCGCCCTGGCAAAAATAAAGGCTAGGGAAAACGCCCCCCTCGTGATTATCGGGCACAGTACCGGCGGCCTCATCGCGTCCGTGTACGCCCAGAGTCGGGATAACGGCAAGAATATTTCCGCCATCGTGTTGAATAGTCCCTTCCTGGACATGAACCTCAATTTCTTTATGGAGCTTGCTGTCCCTCTGGCTTCCAAGCTGGGGCATCTGTTCCCTACCGTGGATGTGCCTCGAGGGGATAACACCTCCTATAGCGAGAGTGTCCATAAGGATTATCGCGGCCAGTGGGATTATAACCTCAAACTGAAAACATTCGAGAGCATCCCCGTCAATCTGGGATGGCTGACCGCTATCCACGAGGGACACGTTAAAGTCCAGAAGGGTATGGATCTTACGCCCCCCATTCTAGTGATGCACAGCGATTGCAGCGAACGTAGTGATGAGTGGGTAGAGGCTTACTCCCGCTGTGACGGAGTGCTGGACATAGAGGATATTGACCGCTACGGCCGGGTGCTAGGCAAGAACGTCCAGATGAAAGTCATCGAGGGCGGCCTTCACGATCTGTACCTCTCTCAGGAAAAAGTCCGCTTTAACGCCTATCAGGCTACCTTCCAGTTCCTGGATAGCGTCTTCGTCAAACCCGCAAATTAAAAAAATCCCTCTGCATCTATAAAAAAGGCCCGCAGTAACCTGCGAGCCATTTAAACGTCCGCTCAGCACCGCTGAGCCGGGAGGTCTAGGGGGCTTCGCCCCCTACATCATTACTAAAACAGGCTTAACAGTTCCTGCGGGCATTCCACTTCCTTGAAGTTGTGGTTGGGATTGCCTGCTGCTTCGTACCAAGTAGCGAGGAACATGCAGCCCTGCTTGGCAACTGCGTCTCCAGAGAAGGATGCTTCGCACTTCTTGGCAAGGCACTGCTTACGCTTGGTCAGCAAGTCGCCATCGTAGCCCACTTCGCCTTCGCACTGGGAAAGAAGGCCGCCATACTGTTCGCCCTGAGAGCCCCAGCCCATCTTGTTGGCGCAACCGTTGAAGATACCGTAGCCACCGCCCGGAATCATAATGTCGAACTGACCTTCAGCCACGTCGTAACCAATGTTGGAAGCGATGACCACCAGAGTCTTGCCGGCCATGGCCTTGTGGTTGGCCTTGGTTTCGTACTTACCGGTGCCAGTGAATTCCAGGGCGAAGCACTTACCGCATTCACCACCGGCAGAACCCGGAACGGCTGCGAAGGCAAATGCCAGCTTGTCGTTCACAATCATAGGAATCTGGCTCTTGCAGGTACCGGAGTTACCGCCGTCGCACATGGACTTTGCGCCATCGTCAGAAATCTTGTTGCCGGATGCATCACATGCAGATGCCTGCTTGCCGCCCTTGCCGGGCCAAGCGCAGTGAGGCTTACAGCAGTCCCAGTAACGGGTTGCCCAGCCAGAACCGCTCTTGCCGCCAGTTGCCTTCACGGTGTAGCTGCTGGAAATGACCTTGGCGCCTGCGAAGTCGCCAGTGCCGGTAGTGCCAGTGTTGGTGTTCTGCTGCTGCTGGCTGGAAGAGGACTTAGCCTGGCTGCTAGAAGACTTTGCCACAGAGCTAGAAGACTTGGCTACAGAGCTAGAGGACTTTGCCTGGCTGCTGGAGGACTGCTGAGTCTGCTGGTTATTGTTGTTAGTGCCGGTGCTAGTTGCGATGGATGCGCAGTTCTTGCCTGCCGGATCGTAATAGCAGTTGATCGTGCAGTCTTCCTTGTAGGCGTAGGATTCGCCGTTCTTGCCTGCGAGGTTTTCGTAGGGCTTTACATTCTTGTTGTTTGCCTTGTCGAAGCAAGTGCCGTCAGTTCCCTGCTGGCTGTTATTGTTGCTAGCGGAGCTTGCTGCCTGCTGGTTATTGTTATTGCTGGCGGAGCTTGCTGGCTGATTGTTGTTGCTTGCAGAACTCTTGGGCTGAGTCTGGGTGCCACTGTTGCTAGCGGAGCTTGTTGCCTGCTGGTTGTTGCTATTGCTTGCGGAGCTTGCGGGCTGAGTCTGGGTACCGCTGTTGCTAGCGGAACTTGCCACGGGAGTAGTGCCCGTATTGGTATTCGGGTTATTGTAGCTAGCAGGGTCAATGATGGTCAGTTCCAGATAGTTCACGCCAGACATAGCGGGAGTGCCGTTATTGTCGCTGATGGTGAACGTGGTCGGGTCGTAAGTACCGACCTT from Fibrobacter sp. UWEL includes:
- a CDS encoding alpha/beta hydrolase — protein: MKYRFFVPFFLAMNGFLFGGESQEGVSFATDPELGEPFQVHYYDAGESSASVYRATLIDYPWNHESAPKASVLYIHGFNDYFFQKELAQKVDSAGYSFYAIDLHKYGRSYRQGERLGEVYDLAEYFPEIDSALAKIKARENAPLVIIGHSTGGLIASVYAQSRDNGKNISAIVLNSPFLDMNLNFFMELAVPLASKLGHLFPTVDVPRGDNTSYSESVHKDYRGQWDYNLKLKTFESIPVNLGWLTAIHEGHVKVQKGMDLTPPILVMHSDCSERSDEWVEAYSRCDGVLDIEDIDRYGRVLGKNVQMKVIEGGLHDLYLSQEKVRFNAYQATFQFLDSVFVKPAN